A portion of the Myxococcales bacterium genome contains these proteins:
- a CDS encoding metallophosphoesterase yields the protein MVTLGDNSYPASNATTIDETIGKYYGDYIFPYRGKYGAGATEQRFYACLGNHDWQSGSIQAHLDYFDLPGNERYWQLAKGAVRFFCLDSDTKEPDGTTATSVQGQWLQKELTAAADPYRIVVFHHPAHSSGQHGSQAYMQWPFQAWGASAVYSGHDHDYERFDFGPGTIPYVVQGTGGADLRPMSTSRAGSVIAYSEKHGATFVEADEYYADFAAVTVAGERIDEHVVPSKAEAARATEVLLPSGSALRYLDDSAPPAGWTAPFFDATAWKVGAAPLGYGQGGEATTLAKGLAHYFRATFTLVAPSAIDHVVVWLQRDDGAAVYVNGQEVSRSNLPAGSLLPTTLALQTVGYSAEQTWVPVVVPRQLLLAGQNVVAVELHQATAVSSDATLHLRIEAKK from the coding sequence ATCGTCACGCTCGGCGACAACAGTTACCCCGCGAGTAACGCGACCACGATCGACGAGACCATCGGCAAGTACTACGGCGACTACATATTTCCCTACCGCGGCAAGTACGGCGCCGGCGCCACCGAGCAGCGCTTCTACGCCTGCCTCGGCAACCACGATTGGCAGAGCGGCTCGATACAGGCGCACCTCGACTACTTCGACTTGCCAGGCAACGAGCGCTACTGGCAGCTCGCGAAGGGGGCGGTCCGCTTCTTCTGCCTAGACAGCGACACCAAAGAGCCCGACGGGACGACGGCGACCTCCGTGCAAGGTCAGTGGCTCCAAAAGGAGCTCACCGCGGCCGCGGACCCTTACCGCATCGTGGTCTTTCACCATCCGGCCCACTCGTCGGGACAACACGGCTCGCAGGCGTACATGCAGTGGCCCTTCCAGGCGTGGGGAGCCAGCGCCGTCTACAGTGGCCACGATCACGACTACGAGCGCTTCGACTTCGGACCGGGCACGATCCCATACGTCGTGCAGGGGACCGGGGGCGCCGACCTCCGACCGATGTCGACCTCTCGTGCGGGGAGCGTCATCGCGTACTCGGAGAAACACGGGGCGACGTTCGTAGAGGCCGACGAGTATTACGCGGACTTTGCGGCGGTCACGGTGGCCGGCGAGCGCATCGATGAGCACGTCGTGCCTTCCAAGGCGGAGGCGGCACGCGCGACGGAGGTCCTCTTGCCCAGCGGCTCGGCGCTCCGCTACCTCGACGACAGCGCTCCGCCAGCGGGGTGGACGGCTCCGTTCTTCGATGCAACGGCTTGGAAGGTCGGAGCGGCGCCGCTCGGGTACGGACAAGGCGGCGAGGCAACGACGCTCGCCAAGGGCCTCGCTCACTACTTCCGTGCCACGTTCACGCTCGTCGCTCCGAGCGCAATCGATCATGTGGTCGTGTGGCTGCAGCGCGACGACGGCGCAGCTGTCTACGTCAACGGCCAAGAGGTCTCGCGCTCGAACCTCCCGGCGGGGTCGCTATTGCCGACGACCCTCGCGCTCCAGACCGTTGGCTATAGCGCCGAGCAAACATGGGTGCCCGTCGTGGTCCCGCGACAGCTCCTTCTCGCAGGGCAGAACGTCGTCGCCGTGGAGTTGCACCAAGCGACCGCCGTGAGCTCCGACGCGACCCTCCATTTGAGGATCGAGGCGAAGAAGTAG
- a CDS encoding putative DNA-binding domain-containing protein has translation MASLVELQRAMRSALHARQSYAALPLIAATASWSAVDRLHVYEDMVWVRLVRALLEDFPVVSQRLGTELFERVAATHIARRPSTDPSLAWLGRGFEDTLRELGREFEASLARLEWARALAFLAGDAPAASAAELGALGETFGDAVLAFHPSLQVVAVRGGVLAAYGDPVGGAVDDEHETHVAVWRAVSHHGASVNHERLEPMEAAALACALEGCCMAAVCDAFSTSPSPAEDATRAVLRWIAAGWVSGVRMPPGANAP, from the coding sequence ATGGCCTCGCTCGTCGAGCTTCAACGCGCCATGCGCAGCGCCTTGCACGCGCGCCAATCATACGCCGCCCTCCCTCTGATCGCTGCGACGGCGTCGTGGTCGGCGGTCGACCGACTCCACGTCTACGAAGACATGGTTTGGGTGCGCCTCGTGCGGGCGCTTCTCGAGGACTTTCCCGTCGTGAGCCAGCGCCTGGGGACCGAGCTGTTCGAACGCGTCGCAGCGACGCATATCGCGCGGCGGCCCTCGACCGACCCCTCGTTGGCGTGGCTCGGGCGGGGGTTCGAGGACACGCTAAGGGAGCTTGGTCGTGAGTTCGAAGCGAGCCTAGCCCGGCTCGAATGGGCGCGCGCTTTGGCGTTCCTGGCAGGCGACGCCCCCGCGGCCTCGGCGGCCGAGCTTGGCGCCCTCGGCGAAACCTTCGGCGATGCGGTGCTCGCGTTCCACCCGTCGCTGCAAGTCGTCGCGGTCCGTGGCGGCGTGCTTGCGGCGTACGGCGATCCGGTTGGTGGAGCCGTCGATGACGAGCATGAAACCCACGTGGCCGTCTGGCGCGCCGTCTCGCACCACGGCGCGAGCGTAAACCATGAGCGGCTCGAACCGATGGAGGCGGCGGCCCTTGCGTGCGCCCTCGAGGGCTGCTGCATGGCCGCGGTATGCGATGCGTTCTCGACGTCACCCTCGCCGGCCGAAGACGCCACTCGAGCGGTCCTGCGGTGGATCGCCGCGGGCTGGGTGTCCGGCGTCCGCATGCCGCCTGGGGCGAACGCGCCATGA
- a CDS encoding DUF692 domain-containing protein, whose product MRRSLGHGVGLRATHFDAWRSGAVNVDWTECITENFLSLGGGPAAVLRSVREQMPVVLHGVSLSIGSTDPLDERYLEAVRLLIDEVEPAWVSDHLSWSSVDGQHLHELLPLPYTEEALVHVARRVDEVQERWQRPLVLENPSSYLTYAESVMPEWQFLTELARRTGCGVLLDVNNVYVSAVNHGFSAETYIDAVPAEAIWQVHLAGHSNVSGHLIDTHDGPTSAAVLALYRRLVARCGALSTLVEWDESIPSVEALVAESMTARAVECETLKAVA is encoded by the coding sequence GTGAGGCGAAGTCTTGGTCATGGCGTGGGCTTGCGAGCAACGCACTTCGACGCGTGGCGCAGCGGCGCCGTCAACGTCGATTGGACCGAATGCATCACGGAGAACTTCCTCTCCTTGGGAGGAGGGCCCGCCGCCGTCCTCCGCTCGGTGCGCGAACAGATGCCCGTGGTGCTACACGGCGTATCGCTCTCCATCGGAAGCACCGATCCGTTGGACGAGCGCTACCTGGAGGCCGTTCGTCTCCTCATCGATGAGGTCGAGCCCGCCTGGGTGTCCGACCACCTGTCGTGGTCGTCCGTTGACGGACAGCACCTCCACGAGCTGCTCCCGCTACCGTACACGGAAGAGGCCCTCGTCCACGTCGCGCGACGCGTGGACGAGGTGCAAGAACGATGGCAGCGGCCGCTGGTGCTCGAGAACCCGTCGAGCTACCTCACGTACGCCGAGTCGGTCATGCCCGAGTGGCAGTTCCTCACGGAGCTCGCACGGCGGACCGGCTGCGGCGTGTTGCTCGACGTGAACAACGTCTACGTCAGCGCGGTCAATCACGGGTTCTCCGCGGAGACCTACATCGACGCTGTGCCCGCCGAAGCCATCTGGCAGGTTCACCTCGCGGGGCACTCGAACGTCTCGGGTCATCTCATCGACACGCACGACGGGCCCACATCCGCCGCCGTCCTCGCGCTCTACAGACGGCTCGTGGCGCGATGCGGAGCCTTGTCGACGCTCGTTGAGTGGGACGAGTCGATTCCGTCGGTTGAAGCGCTCGTCGCCGAGTCGATGACGGCACGGGCCGTCGAATGCGAGACGCTCAAGGCGGTGGCCTGA
- a CDS encoding choice-of-anchor L domain-containing protein, producing the protein MGSRSVASAEEGWRPRRLFPAATVVVLATALGCAGGDGQTHAQGADGGVSPRAAFDTNDSGVVSRGCVSSPKNFEIPGNDCDDDGDGLVDVVPRCDADLPENGTADHFAKAIGLCNRATTESWGLVSARYSGSYGTEYVPNPSQTGILPRFGSAIRPRHGSSLGVLSSGVAREWNGNAGASFKQGLAMTGPGQLPPGYPQPAEGCVIDSSVFDVATVKLNIAVPANAKGVAFDFNYYSGEWPEWVCTRYNDGFLAMLTSRATGGVPTNISFDGLRNPVSVNNVYFDRCTAGALTGCRGQPAVPKTSLCAGGETELAGTGFSARDFFCGEQASSAGGATGWLTSQAAVVPGEVITLEFLIWDTGDSNFDSSVLLDNLRWQVADTETRTERPK; encoded by the coding sequence ATGGGTTCCCGTTCGGTCGCGTCAGCGGAAGAAGGGTGGCGGCCGAGGCGGCTTTTCCCGGCCGCGACCGTCGTCGTCCTCGCGACCGCGCTGGGATGCGCCGGCGGTGACGGGCAAACGCACGCGCAAGGAGCCGACGGTGGCGTGAGCCCCCGTGCCGCCTTCGACACGAACGACTCCGGCGTCGTGAGTCGAGGCTGCGTCTCGTCGCCGAAGAACTTCGAGATCCCCGGCAACGACTGCGACGACGACGGCGACGGGCTCGTCGACGTCGTGCCGCGTTGCGACGCCGACCTCCCGGAAAACGGAACGGCGGACCACTTTGCGAAGGCCATCGGCCTCTGCAATCGCGCAACGACCGAGAGCTGGGGACTTGTGTCGGCCCGCTACAGCGGGAGCTACGGAACCGAGTACGTCCCAAACCCGAGCCAAACTGGAATCTTGCCGCGCTTCGGGTCGGCCATTCGCCCGCGTCACGGCTCGTCGCTCGGCGTCTTGAGCTCGGGTGTGGCGCGCGAGTGGAACGGCAATGCTGGCGCCTCCTTCAAGCAAGGTCTCGCCATGACGGGACCGGGACAGCTTCCGCCCGGCTACCCGCAGCCGGCCGAGGGCTGCGTCATCGACAGCAGCGTCTTCGACGTCGCCACGGTGAAGCTCAACATCGCGGTGCCCGCCAACGCGAAGGGCGTCGCGTTCGACTTCAACTACTACTCCGGCGAGTGGCCCGAGTGGGTGTGCACTCGCTACAACGACGGCTTCCTGGCGATGTTGACGTCGCGCGCGACGGGCGGCGTGCCCACCAACATCTCCTTCGACGGGCTTCGCAACCCCGTCAGCGTGAACAACGTCTACTTCGATCGATGCACCGCGGGCGCGCTCACGGGATGCCGAGGCCAACCGGCCGTGCCCAAGACCTCCCTCTGCGCAGGGGGAGAGACCGAGCTCGCGGGCACCGGCTTTTCGGCGCGCGACTTCTTTTGCGGCGAGCAGGCGTCGAGTGCCGGCGGCGCGACGGGATGGCTTACGTCGCAGGCCGCGGTCGTGCCCGGCGAGGTCATCACGCTCGAGTTTCTCATCTGGGACACGGGCGACTCGAACTTCGACTCAAGCGTCCTGCTCGACAACCTTCGATGGCAGGTCGCGGACACCGAGACTCGGACGGAACGGCCCAAGTGA
- a CDS encoding Stp1/IreP family PP2C-type Ser/Thr phosphatase produces the protein MRIEVAGETNVGMKRNHNEDNFSILEEAGLYIVADGMGGHASGEVASQMAVDSMREFFQATATDPERTWPYKMDRSKGYEENRLITAIKLANLRIYESAQRDAKQRGMGTTIVTMFAVEDGVYVAHVGDSRVYRLRQTGIEQLTEDHSLLNDYIKMKRLTPEEIANFPHKNVIVRALGMKDTVKVDTRFEKPAADDTYLLCSDGLSGPVTDPEMLEIVNNAPDLKTAASRLIQRANENGGPDNISVVLARWVS, from the coding sequence CTGCGAATCGAAGTCGCCGGCGAGACCAACGTCGGCATGAAGCGAAACCACAACGAGGACAACTTCTCGATCCTCGAGGAAGCTGGGCTCTACATCGTCGCCGACGGGATGGGCGGCCACGCCTCCGGCGAGGTGGCAAGCCAGATGGCCGTCGACTCGATGCGAGAGTTCTTCCAAGCTACCGCCACGGACCCGGAACGAACCTGGCCCTACAAGATGGACCGGTCGAAGGGGTACGAGGAAAACCGCCTCATCACCGCCATCAAACTCGCGAACCTTCGTATTTACGAGAGCGCCCAGCGCGACGCGAAGCAGCGCGGCATGGGCACGACCATCGTGACGATGTTCGCCGTGGAAGACGGCGTGTACGTCGCTCACGTGGGTGACTCGCGCGTCTACCGCCTGCGCCAGACGGGCATCGAGCAGCTCACGGAAGATCACTCGCTGCTCAACGACTACATCAAGATGAAGCGCCTCACGCCGGAGGAGATCGCCAACTTCCCGCACAAGAACGTCATCGTTCGCGCGCTCGGCATGAAGGACACGGTCAAGGTCGACACGCGCTTCGAAAAGCCGGCCGCCGACGACACTTACCTGCTCTGCTCCGACGGTCTCTCGGGCCCCGTCACCGATCCCGAGATGCTCGAGATCGTGAACAACGCGCCCGACCTCAAGACCGCCGCGTCGCGCCTGATTCAACGCGCCAACGAGAACGGCGGCCCCGACAACATCTCCGTGGTGCTCGCGCGCTGGGTCTCGTGA
- a CDS encoding sigma-70 family RNA polymerase sigma factor — MRRPPPAWESADADTTEPEAAHSFAFSGEPVAPWPEVALPDDLEARLVERLIKRDERAFNEFVKLYERRVFALVFRMLGNRAEAEDLAQEVFVQVFKAIGTFRGESKLSTWVYRIAVNLCKNRLKYLKVRHEGDKDPLEDLAERIPFTEATATTVGEVERPDEMVEGRQIELIVQRAILSLDDTFRECLVLRDVEELSYEEIGQITGLAEGTVKSRIFRGRAMLREIVERKLGEKIG; from the coding sequence ATGAGGCGCCCACCCCCGGCTTGGGAGTCGGCGGACGCCGACACGACAGAACCTGAGGCGGCGCATTCTTTCGCTTTCTCCGGTGAGCCGGTGGCACCATGGCCCGAAGTGGCCCTGCCCGACGACCTCGAAGCGCGGCTCGTAGAGCGCCTCATCAAGCGCGACGAGCGCGCCTTCAACGAGTTCGTGAAGCTCTACGAGCGACGAGTCTTCGCCCTCGTCTTCCGCATGCTCGGCAACCGGGCCGAAGCGGAAGATCTCGCGCAAGAGGTCTTCGTCCAAGTCTTCAAGGCCATCGGCACCTTTCGGGGCGAATCGAAGCTGTCGACGTGGGTCTACCGCATCGCCGTGAACCTCTGCAAAAACCGCCTCAAGTACCTCAAGGTTCGTCACGAGGGCGACAAGGACCCGCTGGAAGATCTGGCGGAGCGGATTCCCTTCACGGAGGCCACCGCGACGACCGTGGGCGAGGTCGAGCGACCCGACGAGATGGTCGAAGGCCGCCAGATCGAGCTTATCGTCCAGCGCGCCATCTTGAGCCTCGACGACACGTTCCGCGAGTGCCTCGTTCTGCGCGACGTCGAGGAGCTGAGCTACGAGGAGATTGGCCAGATCACGGGGCTCGCAGAGGGAACGGTGAAGAGCCGCATTTTCCGCGGCCGCGCGATGCTTCGCGAGATCGTCGAGCGTAAGCTCGGGGAGAAGATCGGATGA
- a CDS encoding CotH kinase family protein, producing the protein MTSTATGEQLWSDSQTTVFNEKTHAISIKLNRATWEQLHNDESANGCVKGDDVKWWHARGFTVDGKEFPDAAIKVKGNTSRCVPRLQFSVRLDKTKGVFTKTGRGVEELQFDAPTKRLLEERTLAGMTSFSLRRSANDSSAKDDYQQGMLARESVATWAMAQTEDVRRTTKRGAPVYRTAYTTVEFRLCDGDRDSACAGAGNFTRAYLIAEDINPDFFKQRYDDSEPTAFSMSLGCALKLDGQGKHAWSAKCLEPEFVDGKKWKSDDAGAVQAAAAMFDGPNGLVTRLQAARSKEDVEQVVELDSILNYAAGATVTGHWDSAYGNFNNDVLYFNKSTKRWRIVTWDMDNTFDFDNAMGAPSRSYSYKDGEGHRALFDRIFAIPEVDGLLKQRIRDYLARLHINRDSGPLHARLATTVATVKSLNDKLHPAETQNLALSREMGDYARVRFDELTRQVR; encoded by the coding sequence GTGACCTCGACCGCGACTGGCGAGCAGCTCTGGAGCGACTCGCAGACGACGGTCTTCAACGAGAAGACGCATGCCATCTCGATCAAGCTCAACAGGGCTACGTGGGAGCAACTTCACAACGACGAGAGCGCGAACGGGTGCGTCAAGGGCGACGACGTCAAATGGTGGCACGCACGAGGCTTCACGGTGGACGGCAAGGAGTTCCCCGATGCGGCCATCAAGGTGAAGGGCAACACGTCGCGCTGCGTGCCTCGCTTGCAGTTCTCCGTTCGCCTCGACAAGACCAAGGGCGTCTTCACGAAGACCGGGCGTGGCGTCGAAGAGCTTCAATTCGACGCGCCGACGAAGCGCCTGCTCGAGGAGAGAACCCTCGCCGGAATGACCTCCTTCAGCCTGCGTCGAAGCGCCAACGACTCGAGCGCAAAGGACGACTATCAGCAGGGCATGCTCGCGCGTGAGTCGGTAGCGACGTGGGCGATGGCGCAGACAGAGGACGTCCGCCGCACGACGAAGCGCGGCGCCCCCGTCTACCGAACGGCCTACACGACCGTCGAGTTTCGCCTTTGCGATGGCGACCGTGACAGCGCGTGCGCGGGCGCAGGAAACTTCACGCGCGCCTACCTCATCGCGGAGGACATCAACCCGGACTTCTTCAAGCAGCGCTACGACGACAGTGAGCCGACGGCCTTCAGCATGAGCCTCGGATGTGCGCTCAAGCTCGACGGCCAGGGCAAACACGCGTGGAGCGCGAAGTGCCTCGAGCCCGAGTTCGTCGACGGGAAGAAGTGGAAGAGCGACGACGCCGGCGCGGTCCAGGCGGCGGCGGCCATGTTCGACGGGCCGAACGGGCTCGTGACCCGACTTCAGGCGGCCCGCTCGAAGGAAGACGTCGAGCAGGTCGTCGAGTTGGACAGCATCCTCAACTACGCAGCCGGCGCGACGGTCACGGGGCACTGGGACAGCGCCTACGGCAACTTCAACAACGACGTCCTCTATTTCAACAAGTCGACCAAGCGCTGGCGAATCGTTACCTGGGACATGGACAACACCTTCGACTTCGACAACGCCATGGGCGCGCCCTCGAGGAGCTACTCCTACAAGGACGGCGAGGGCCACCGCGCGCTCTTCGACCGCATATTCGCGATTCCCGAAGTGGACGGGCTCCTCAAGCAACGCATCCGCGACTACCTCGCTCGGCTGCACATCAACCGGGATTCAGGACCGCTCCACGCGAGGCTCGCTACGACCGTCGCGACGGTCAAGTCGCTCAACGACAAGCTCCACCCAGCGGAGACACAGAACCTCGCGCTGTCGCGCGAGATGGGAGACTACGCGCGTGTGCGCTTCGACGAGCTGACGAGGCAGGTCCGCTAG
- a CDS encoding serine protease produces the protein MRLPLRPIHLRAPVAMAQRRPLLWPSAIPASVALALLVAGEGEARADMPIGPSGPAPVGVGTAPPSPAPVGAQAAPASADERPAVRRGLIAVEQGGRVAGVGIVLGSDGRILTSLSALSGDDVTVKLPDGRSVKARVGHKDKASDLALLFLVTGKWTEGLRASEVDPSTVPLRGVVTTQSGKATTMPVTLRGRIDAKSKDGQDGVVGALDIELPKGAAPLAGGPLLDDQGNVLGLFVRACRPMSALAPRDGAPLGALFAVAPVDAGGGAARNAKCAPTWVGAPVSWIRAFLSKTPREAVAPSPWLGIAGETGTSGSTAGVRVLAIAPQSPAEKAGLKSNSERAKAPLIVAVDGVPVATPEKLSELIASHGIGDTVKLLVLDAEKLKDVTVTLKAAP, from the coding sequence ATGCGCTTGCCCCTTCGCCCCATACACCTTCGCGCCCCCGTGGCCATGGCCCAGCGGCGACCCCTGTTGTGGCCCTCGGCTATTCCCGCTTCGGTGGCGCTCGCGCTCCTCGTCGCCGGTGAAGGCGAGGCCCGCGCCGACATGCCCATCGGCCCCAGTGGCCCGGCACCGGTGGGCGTGGGGACGGCCCCGCCGTCGCCTGCGCCGGTCGGCGCACAGGCCGCGCCCGCAAGCGCCGACGAAAGGCCCGCCGTTCGGCGCGGCCTCATCGCCGTCGAACAAGGCGGACGCGTCGCCGGTGTCGGCATCGTGCTGGGCTCCGACGGTCGCATCCTCACGTCGCTGTCGGCGCTGAGCGGCGACGACGTCACAGTGAAGCTGCCCGACGGTCGCAGCGTGAAGGCGCGCGTTGGCCACAAAGACAAGGCGTCGGACCTCGCGCTTTTGTTCCTCGTGACCGGCAAGTGGACCGAAGGCCTCCGCGCCAGCGAGGTGGACCCGAGCACCGTGCCCTTGCGGGGCGTCGTAACGACCCAGAGCGGCAAGGCCACGACGATGCCGGTTACCTTGCGCGGCCGCATCGACGCCAAATCGAAAGACGGACAAGACGGCGTGGTGGGCGCGCTCGACATCGAGCTCCCGAAAGGCGCCGCGCCGCTCGCGGGGGGACCGCTCTTGGACGATCAAGGCAACGTCCTCGGGCTGTTCGTCCGCGCGTGCCGGCCCATGAGCGCGCTCGCGCCGCGCGATGGCGCTCCGCTCGGCGCCCTGTTCGCCGTCGCCCCCGTCGACGCAGGCGGCGGCGCGGCCCGCAACGCGAAATGCGCCCCCACGTGGGTCGGTGCGCCGGTGAGCTGGATTCGTGCGTTCCTCTCGAAGACACCACGAGAGGCGGTGGCCCCTTCGCCTTGGCTCGGCATCGCCGGCGAGACAGGGACGTCGGGCTCAACGGCTGGCGTGCGCGTACTCGCCATCGCGCCCCAAAGCCCCGCCGAGAAGGCCGGCCTCAAGAGCAACTCGGAGCGCGCCAAGGCGCCGCTCATTGTCGCCGTCGACGGCGTGCCCGTGGCCACACCCGAGAAGCTCTCGGAGCTCATCGCGAGCCACGGCATCGGCGACACTGTGAAGCTGCTCGTGCTCGACGCTGAGAAGCTCAAAGACGTCACCGTGACGTTGAAGGCGGCGCCCTAG
- a CDS encoding ketoacyl-ACP synthase III — MLRSAILGAGHYVPPKVVTNDDLAKLMPTTNEWIVQRTGIRERRYVEGNVGASDLALPAVHAALERAQRKVSDVDAILFATLSPDVNFPGSGCFLADKLGLRGVPALDVRNQCSGFLYSLSVADAWIRAGVYENVLVVGSEVHSTGLDFTERGRDVAVLFGDGAGAVLVGKSTRDDQGVLSLALHADGAGAQSLWVEAPASRVMPRLSKEMLDEGRHYPKMDGKAVFRAATDKMPEVANEVLAKAGLAAADVDLFVPHQANMRINQMVGAKLGIPEARTVHNIERYGNTTAATIPIGLSEAWAEGRLSPGTRVLLAAFGAGFTWAGAVVRF, encoded by the coding sequence ATGTTGCGAAGCGCCATCCTCGGAGCCGGTCACTACGTTCCCCCCAAGGTCGTCACCAACGACGACCTCGCCAAGCTGATGCCCACGACCAACGAGTGGATCGTGCAGCGCACGGGGATCCGCGAGCGCCGCTACGTCGAGGGCAACGTCGGAGCCAGCGATCTCGCGCTGCCGGCGGTGCACGCGGCCCTCGAGCGCGCGCAGCGAAAGGTGAGCGACGTCGACGCGATCTTGTTCGCGACGCTCTCGCCCGACGTGAACTTCCCCGGCTCCGGCTGCTTCCTCGCCGACAAGCTGGGCCTTCGCGGCGTGCCGGCGCTCGACGTGCGCAACCAGTGCTCGGGCTTTCTCTATTCGCTGAGCGTCGCCGACGCGTGGATTCGTGCGGGCGTCTACGAGAACGTCCTCGTCGTGGGCAGCGAGGTCCACTCAACCGGTCTCGACTTCACCGAACGCGGTCGTGACGTGGCTGTGCTGTTTGGCGACGGGGCCGGCGCCGTGCTCGTCGGCAAGTCGACACGCGACGACCAGGGCGTCCTCTCCCTCGCGCTCCACGCCGACGGCGCCGGCGCCCAGTCGCTTTGGGTGGAAGCGCCCGCGAGCCGCGTCATGCCGCGCCTCTCCAAGGAGATGCTCGACGAAGGCCGCCACTACCCGAAGATGGACGGCAAGGCCGTCTTCCGCGCCGCGACCGACAAGATGCCCGAGGTCGCCAACGAAGTGCTCGCGAAGGCGGGCCTCGCAGCCGCCGACGTGGATCTCTTCGTGCCCCACCAAGCGAACATGCGCATCAACCAGATGGTGGGCGCGAAGCTTGGCATCCCCGAAGCTCGCACGGTCCACAACATCGAGCGCTACGGCAACACGACGGCGGCCACGATCCCCATTGGCCTCAGCGAAGCGTGGGCCGAGGGGCGTCTCTCCCCTGGCACGCGCGTCTTGCTGGCGGCCTTCGGGGCCGGCTTCACCTGGGCCGGCGCCGTCGTAAGGTTCTGA
- a CDS encoding redoxin family protein: MRLPPYFASVSLLLVACSGNTSPPSSGDRVSGDQGLLDGGAAQSAAASGTAEPQKPPVGNGTNPAWGAACAPPGASVGFELGDSLGDLGIKDCDTGAAATVDEVCGADAAWIFAAHTHCPTCQATAAFTDDVAKAVSDKNVAVIQLVYDDNGTSCAEWRANYALAGISNVRVYADPGGKAFGKLKSSNFTAASAFINANRVVTHKEHGLTKTKVLSQIEAALKSNVR; the protein is encoded by the coding sequence ATGCGCCTCCCCCCTTACTTCGCGTCCGTAAGCCTCCTGCTCGTCGCCTGCTCGGGCAATACGAGCCCTCCGTCTTCCGGCGACCGTGTCTCCGGCGACCAAGGCCTTCTTGATGGCGGCGCCGCTCAAAGCGCAGCCGCCAGCGGCACGGCTGAGCCGCAGAAACCTCCTGTGGGGAACGGGACGAACCCGGCGTGGGGAGCCGCGTGTGCGCCGCCCGGGGCGAGCGTTGGCTTTGAATTGGGTGACTCGCTCGGTGACTTGGGGATCAAGGACTGCGACACGGGTGCCGCGGCAACGGTCGATGAGGTCTGCGGCGCAGACGCTGCGTGGATCTTCGCTGCGCACACGCACTGCCCGACTTGCCAAGCGACGGCCGCCTTCACGGACGACGTCGCAAAGGCGGTCTCTGACAAGAACGTCGCGGTCATTCAGCTCGTCTACGACGACAACGGGACGAGCTGCGCGGAGTGGCGCGCGAACTACGCGCTCGCCGGCATTTCGAACGTCCGCGTGTACGCCGATCCGGGAGGCAAAGCGTTCGGCAAGTTAAAGAGCTCGAACTTCACAGCTGCGAGCGCGTTCATCAACGCCAATCGCGTGGTCACCCACAAAGAGCACGGGCTCACGAAGACCAAAGTGCTCTCGCAGATCGAGGCTGCGCTGAAGTCCAACGTGCGCTGA